In Amaranthus tricolor cultivar Red isolate AtriRed21 chromosome 3, ASM2621246v1, whole genome shotgun sequence, a single window of DNA contains:
- the LOC130808805 gene encoding uncharacterized protein LOC130808805, with protein MEAELQPPSSGSPITNSLAGAAAPQNAQPLQTDNLGPNLAPKRHRRPSVRLGDIGGQPATFRTSKPWKLNPHRETPNPHKPSSKTRPLTNLVTSINGNFDYSSAETTTTTTNNGHRKFPKDFKSKRSNNSKRARTNFRIDPEEEYDEDRENGGNINDNDNHGFHDVVAVDDDDNREEGFRDFDPEIDESGPDVQSPANSRDGIGLHPDMWPAHNRRSIRANTRFSNDLGMESDSRNQRIGLDDGIKKWLVELGLGRYSPVFEIHEVDEEVLPYLTLEDLKDMGINAVGSRRKLFSAIQKLRKGLS; from the coding sequence ATGGAAGCAGAATTACAACCACCGAGTTCCGGAAGCCCAATCACAAACTCTCTCGCCGGAGCGGCAGCACCTCAGAATGCTCAACCTCTACAAACAGATAACCTAGGCCCAAATCTAGCCCCGAAACGCCACCGTCGGCCCAGTGTTCGATTGGGTGATATTGGAGGCCAACCCGCAACTTTCCGGACATCCAAACCCTGGAAACTTAACCCACACCGTGAAACACCCAACCCCCACAAACCCTCATCTAAAACCCGTCCGTTAACTAATCTGGTTACCTCCATTAACGGAAACTTCGATTACTCCTCCGCAGAAaccaccacaacaaccaccAACAACGGTCACAGGAAATTTCCAAAAGATTTTAAGTCAAAGAGAAGTAATAATTCCAAAAGGGCTCGCACCAATTTCAGGATTGACCCAGAAGAGGAGTACGATGAAGATAGAGAAAACGGGGGGAATATTAATGATAACGACAATCATGGTTTTCATGATGTTGTTGCTGTTGATGACGATGACAATAGAGAAGAAGGGTTTAGAGATTTCGACCCAGAAATTGACGAGTCTGGTCCAGATGTGCAAAGCCCAGCTAATTCGAGAGATGGTATTGGGTTACATCCAGATATGTGGCCTGCTCATAATCGAAGATCAATTAGAGCTAATACTAGGTTTTCCAATGACTTGGGAATGGAATCGGATTCCCGGAATCAAAGGATTGGGCTGGATGATGGGATTAAGAAATGGTTGGTTGAATTAGGGCTTGGGAGATATTCGCCTGTTTTTGAAATTCATGaggttgatgaagaagttttgcCTTATTTGACTTTGGAAGATCTTAAAGATATGGGAATTAATGCTGTTGGGTCTAGAAGGAAATTGTTTTCTGCAATTCAAAAACTTCGAAAAGGGTTATCTTGA